A part of Populus alba chromosome 8, ASM523922v2, whole genome shotgun sequence genomic DNA contains:
- the LOC118049026 gene encoding casparian strip membrane protein 5 produces MKAEAVEPGEASTITAAPKRGINRGISIADLILRGVAVIGTFASALAMGTTTETLTIFAQPIMIRAKYNDLPSLTFFVIANSIVCGYLVLSNIPLSISHFIRREARITRIILVIFDTAMVELLTAGASAATVVVYLAHKGNANANWLAICQQFNNFCGRLSGSLVGSFASIIMIMLMIIASAVALSRH; encoded by the exons ATGAAGGCAGAAGCAGTTGAACCAGGTGAAGCATCCACGATCACTGCAGCTCCAAAACGAGGGATTAACAGAGGGATCTCAATAGCAGACCTCATTTTAAGAGGTGTAGCGGTTATTGGGACTTTTGCAAGTGCTTTGGCCATGGGAACTACTACTGAAACACTTACAATCTTCGCACAACCCATCATGATCAGGGCTAAATATAATGATCTCCCCTCCCTAAC GTTTTTTGTGATTGCAAATTCTATTGTATGCGGGTATCTCGTTCTTTCCAATATCCCCCTATCTATCTCCCACTTCATCAGGAGAGAAGCAAGAATCACCAGGATTATCTTGGTCATCTTTGATACG GCAATGGTGGAACTTCTCACTGCTGGGGCTTCAGCTGCAACAGTCGTTGTATACTTGGCACACAAGGGGAATGCTAATGCAAATTGGTTGGCAATCTGTCAACAATTCAATAATTTCTGTGGGCGACTATCTGGATCTTTAGTAGGCTCTTTTGCCTCAATAATCATGATTATGCTGATGATCATCGCGTCAGCTGTGGCTCTTTCGCGTCACTAA